A region of the Pseudoliparis swirei isolate HS2019 ecotype Mariana Trench chromosome 21, NWPU_hadal_v1, whole genome shotgun sequence genome:
AGACTGTTAATATAAATCTTAAAAGTGCTGATTTATACTTTGTAAATTAAGATACTGTCCaaaaacgaagaaaaaaaaagttattaaaaaaaaatatatatataaatcttaaaTATCGACGCAAAGACAAAGCAGGACCCAGTGAGGAGGTGTTCCAGCATACAGACCTGCTGGGACTCCGACGGCGTCCGGCTCCTGGGCTCCGTCGCCGTTGGAGACGCAGGAGCGCTCCCATTGGAGTCCGTTATTAGCAGCGTCCGCCTATCCCTGGCCGGCTTCTCACACTTCGTCACCCTGAACCTGAGGGcgacacagaaacacaatgtTTTTCTGCAGTCTGGCGAAAGTCGGCTCATTAAAACTAATTGCCGATTATGTGGGAAGTGTAGAGCGTGTACTGTTGGACTCCTTCAAGgaagttattaaaaagtaaatcaaTTAGAACTTAGGTGCCTCTATTTGCTGACGTTTTGATATTTACactataaacatataaataaccCACAGAaaacagccttttattgaacacacacacacacacacacacacacacacacacacacacacacacacacacacacacacacacacacacacacacacacacacacacacacacacacacacacacacacacacacacacacacacacacacacacacacacacacacacacacgtcttaaaCCCCTTTTCTAACACTGGAGAGCGATGGCAAGAGGGTCCAAAGCCATCGTCAATATTATATTTCCAAGGTCCGAGCTCTCCGACTGCCATCTAATGAGGAAAgcaatgcatgatgggagaACCGGCATccgtttgaattttttttttaaaagggtgttTGCAAAAAGACGACATTTTGATGGAGTGGTGAAGTCACTGAGGTGGTCAACAACAACCTCACACCCACTGACCACTCTGGCTGGATGAAGGTATGGATTCACTTTGAGTAACCGGGCAGTAGAACAAGACACACGGAGAGTTCTCTGCAGCCACCGTGGTCTCAGTTGTGAGGACCGCTCTTGTTTCATGTGTTTATTAAACGGGGGCCGTTGCCATGGAGCAGGGGGTTAACCACCGACAGTCTGAAACCCTGCTGCATCTATTTTCCCAGGCTTCACCGAGAACCGTTCACACGCGCATTTTCCAGATCACTGGTCTGGTGTCAAAGTGCACGGCAATCTTAGTGGGTGGAATTAATCGGGGATTTTTGGGGAGTTAATGTTTGACCGTCGGTGAGCAAACTCATTGCAAACCGTTTTAATGTCCGTCTGCTCATCAAAACACCTTCTTATGATCGGAAGAACATTTTGGAGGAAAGAAAGCCGAAATGagaattctttttttctttctgcctcctcgactccgacacacacacacacacacacacacacacacctgcccacAGCCAGCACCGTGACCTCCCCGAGTTGGCTGCGCCGCTGCTCCGCCTTGCGGGCAGACAGCTTCCTCATGAGCGGCCATTTCTTCTGGCTGCAGCGGTTGCAGATGTTCTTGTGGCCGCCGAAGCCGCCGATGGTGTGCAGGTGGTTGCACGTGTGCTTGGCGGCTCCCGGGGGTGCACCCGGCGATACGGGAGTCAACGGAGGGGTGCCAAGAGAGCTGGGGGTGAGTGGGGAGGTGGGGGTGAGTGGGGAGGTGGGGGTGAGTGGCGGTCTGAAGACAAAAAGAACCAGACGTTAGTGTTTGCCGGACATTTTGCTCCAGCAGTGTCAGTTGATATTATTAAATGATACATTacagtaactagaacgggcactcggtagagagcataccttcgcatatcacaagattgggcattaaattatgaacattttggcattagttgcatgccaattggatagaaattggtaaacaaattattttgacctttccatgaccttgacccgatcgatcccaaaatctaatcaaatggtccccagataataaccaatcatcccaccaaatttcatgcgattcggtttaataccttttgagttatgcgaggaacacgcatacaaataaattaaaaaaatattgaaaaaataaatacacggcgatcaaaacacaaccttccgcattttcaatgcgaaggtaataaagatcGCCGCTGATGACGACGGCCAAGTGTTACCAGACGAGCACAAGCCAAATCAGCAAACAATAATTATACAATAAAGAGAGGAAATTACCCAAGAGATATTTTATAGGTCACCAGAATGTTTCAGCATCTGGAgattgaataaaaccaaaaggtAGCGAGGGGCTGTTTCAGATCAGCTCTGAGAAAGGGAGACCTTTCACAGACTAACAACTGACCTACAttcaaaacaacattttaattgcaTGGAGATGAATTCAATCTCCTCAGGATTCCGCGGGGCGCGGCAGCAGCGTGCCACCGCACGAATGACACGTTAATATCGCATCGCAAAATCTTCAAACAGATGCCGACGAGCTCTTTCGAGAGCCATCGCTCCGCATCGTGATTGCGAGTGAGACGGTAATAATAACGACGGGAGGCAACTTCCTGCAGGAGCAGGCGCCAGGTGGAGCGTCGGTGgttcaaagaaaacaaatgtcagAGAGAAAACTGCGCGTGCATTCGCTGGTGAGCGGCTCTTTGCATCGTTTACACACAAGAGGCAGAACATACAGCGTTTCTGCTTATGGACACACTCGTAATACACACAGTCCAACGGGACACATCTTTGATCCGAGTCGAGAACCggcgaggaggcggggccacggGTACTGAACAGCttcatttcacacacaaataaaaaaagtgggtgTAAATATCCGGCTATAACAGCCTCCACTCTTTTAGGAAGACTTATTAATAACTTAATAAGACTAGATTTGCTCTCATTGAGCCACAAGAGCAGTTGGCCAAATTCAGAGCGGCTTCAGCTCTCTGGGAGAAAGTCCGGCTCCGTGATGCATTTGAATGAGGCCACCCACATCAAGGGTGCAAATACAGAGGGCTCCGGAAAATATCTTAACATGAATGTGGACCAGAGGGGCAAGTACTTCCATATTTGTGAGTGTTTAACACGATATGAAGTCGCTGCCTGTGTCTGTTTGACCAATCGGACGCGATCATCCGACGGCTGCTGGTCGATTAGAAGCTCCAATAAGAGACCAGGAGAGCACCTGGAATTAGAATGAACTCAATTTGGTTCCTGGTCCCAAGAACCTTTTGCAGAAACTCAGGAACTTGACCGTGAGTTTCTGCAAAAGGTTCTTGGTCCTCTGGGGGTGTTCCTACAATGGAACAgcccgtgtgtgtatataccaaCGATGAGATACACAAGGGCTGGTCCACtaggggtatatatatatatatatatacaccacagATATGAACATACTGTAAGTATGTGTGGACACAAGGGGTGGCCATGTAGTTTAAACTAGTGGTTCTCGAAGATAATAATAGTGCGTATTTGTTTTTCTAATCTTTGCGTTATTTTCCCCTTGTGAGTTACTCAATAATATTGGGCATTCAAGGCATTTTTTAAAAGAGTATTCCAACAGAACAAGGAAGAGAAAATAGTGGTAATGGTCAATAACTGGTCCAGATGCAGTAGCACAAGAAGCCAGAAAGGTTGGGAACCACTGGGGGAAACTATGTTTCTGCACATGGAAAACACGCTAAAAAGATGTGTTGTGCTCGTGTCCAGGATTCTGATGAGCTGAGGTACGAACCACGAGTTTGATCCACAGAAGGGGGATACAAAAGGACATGGCAACGGAAAGGAGAGATGGCCTGATGTGAAGAGCGAGCGTCTGGTGGAAAGGGGGCAGAGGGACTGTGAAGGGGACTGATGGGGAGAGAGCAGCGCTGAGGCGAAGAGGAAGTTAAGTACCAAATCTGGAGAGGCGGAGAGCGAGGTCTACAGTCACTCTGCTTCTTGTAGCCCTTCAGcatccctcttccctccatccgtccatccctcCATGTCTGTATGTCcgtctccctgcctcctcccccTTAAGTGTCCCATAAATTACCCCCGTCGATACCCCTCTATTCCACCATCTCTAAGTGATCCACTGGCAGGCTGCCCAACCTggctgaggaagagagagagagagagatacgagGAGTAACGCCAAGAGAAAAGGGAGGTACTACAGATATATTTAGCAACGAAAAGTGTCGGGAAACTGAGAGGAACTGTGGGAAAAGAGATTTGTGGAGTGAGACAGAAGAGGAAAAACACCTAAAAGTGACACCGGGTGGGGGGGGAATATGTGTTGCGATTGCAGATTCCTGCAGATTGTTCCAGGACTCCCAATGTGACGGAGAAGAATACACTTAAAAACCTCATCCTTGGCAGAGGCAACGATCCTTCCATTAATCCAGTTTCTTTCAAACAAAGGAGAGCATCTCTACTCTCGTTATCGCTCTCCATTCCTCCGAGAACAATGTGCAGCGGGACGGGAAAGATGACAGCAgcgggagggaagagagagagagaaagagagagagagaaagagagagagagagagagagagagagagagagacagagagagacagagagagacagagagagacagagagacagtgagagagacagtgagagagacagtgagagagagacagtgagagagagcgggagagagagagacagtgacagacagagagagagagagggagagacagtgagagagacagagagagagacagtgagagagagagacagtgacagacagagagagagagagggagagacagagagagagagagacagtgacagacagtgagagagacagagtgagagagacagagagagagagacagagagagagagagcacacccCACTAACTTGATTCAACCACACTCCACTTCCGTCCcggccttctcctcctccacctccactcttTCCATCAGCCTCACCCCCTCTCCCCTTATCTCAGCGGCAAAGCAGAGTGAAGCTCGTACCATCAGCTCCTGTTCTTATGATGCAGGGCTGTCTCAAAGTTATAAAAAACTAGTAAGTTACTATTTATAGTGCACGCTTTGCCTGTTTCCAAAAGCCTTTTTCCTTTAACATAACTTGTACCTCCCAAACAAATGTAGTATAAAATGCTCCTTGGCCTTGGTTACTAATGTAGTTATCAGGACATGCTAATGTTATGTTTGCAGCTTACATTAGAGAAGAAAAACGCACAGTGTAATATTTTCCTTAACACTTTCGGTTTTTGAACAGGCCTATTTTTACAGTGAgacaaaaacaggaaaaagcCTCAAATCGTTACATAATGAGCTGGAACCGGCACGCGGTTGAGATTGCCGCATGATAAATCAACCAATTGTTTCAGCGTGAATGTAAGCCGTGTACGTAAAGCCTCGAGCGCAGAGACGCCGAAAGCTTCTTCGCCCGACACTCGGAGTCACACTCGCCGAAGAATCCAACCAGGGGAACACGCCAACAACTGGGCTCAATGCGCTTTAATAACCCCACAAGATAGGGATGTGGGTCACAGCGGCATTTTGGGAAGAGTCCCCAGCTGCTCGCCCTCAATCCAACCTCGCCAATGTGGAAAAGTATCAGAAGAGAAATGTGGCCCGATTGCCTCGAGTGTTCGTTTCCTCTCGTTTCCGTCACATTAGCCGTTTTTTAGGGATAAAATTCTAAACATCAGACAAGCCATAAATATTTCTatgttaaacaaaaaaatgatatcACCACCACAGTCACACAAAAGTAGTTTAATAAACATGACACAGTTTAACGCAATTGACTACAAAACTCTGGAGGAAACTGTGCAACTTCTTAAGCTATCTACCTGTTGTCTTGATCCTTTgcccaactttttttttaaaagtttttaccTGCAACAAGACAGACTTATCAAAAAAGTTAACAGCCAATCTGGCATTTTTTTTTCCAAGGGAAACAGCAGTTAGCAGTTATTAAGCCTCTATGTAATGTAACCTAGAGACTACTGTACTTAGCTACAGACCTATATCAAATCTACCCTTTATaagtaaaataatagaaaaggtcGTCTATCAGCAACTTAGCAACTTTTTAACCTCAAATGGTATCTTAGACAAATACAAATCGATTTTTCCCCCATCACAGCACTGAAACTGCTCTCACTAAGGTTCTAAATGATATTCATATACACACTGATTGCAAAAATTTCTATCCTAGTGTTATTGATCTTAGCTGCATTTGATGATGTACTGTCATTCAATACTTCTAGACAGACTAAAAAACTGGGTTGGACTCTCTGGTACGGTCCTAGACTGGTTCAAGTCCTACCTACAAGACAGGGACTATTTTGTCTCCATTGGCAACTATGTATCTGAGCGGACTAACATGACgtgtggagttccacaaggttcaatCCTTGGGCCTCTTCTATTCAACCTCTACATGCTCCCCTGGCAGAATTatgcaaaataacaaaatcGCTTACATAATTATGGACGACGACTCAACTATACATAGCTCTCTCACCAAGTGACTATGCTACCATAGACTTACTGCGTCAGTGCACAGACCAAATCAATGATTGATGTGCCAAAAATTCcaactaaatgaaaataaaaccgagataattgtgtttggtgctaaagaagaaaggctgaaagtttgtgctcatctggactccctttctttaaagtcgAAAATCAAGTTAAAAATTTAGGTGTTATAATTGATTCGGATCTGAATTTTAATACCCACatcaaatcaataacaaaatcAGCCTATTACCATCTAAAAAATATAGCAAGAATTAGAGGATTTATGTCCAAACAAGATTTAGAAAAACTAATTCACGCCTTCATCTCCAGTAGGTTAGACTATTGTAATAGTCTTTTTTCAGGTCTCCAAAAAAACTCTTCGACAGCTACAACTTATTCAGAATGCCGCTGCCAAGTCCTAACAAAGACTAAGAAAGTTGAACACATTACACCCATTCTCAGGTCTCTGCATTGGCTACCAGTACATCAGAGAATCGACTTCAAAATACTGCTGCTCGTTTATAAATCTAAATGGTGTAGGTCCAAAATATATCTCTGACTTGCTTCCACCTTATGAACCCTCTAGGCCTCTTAGGTCATCTGGGGCCGGTCTGCTAACTGTTCCCagggttaaaacaaaacatggtgaagcagcattcagttattatgccacacacagttggaacaaacttcgaagagcttagatctgcaccaactcttactactttcaaaaacaggctaaaaacgtttatgttctccattgccttaaattgaatcttgtattaatcctgaaataataagacaacgacagaaggaatgattctttgcacttagatttttatctttattttttcttttattaatcttcttttatgcttttatgcctttttaaattgttactttgatgcactttgtattccttttttttttttttttcttattcttgatctattttttgtaaagcactttgaattgcattcatgtatgaaatgtgctatataaataaacttgccttgccttgccttgccttgacACGAGGAGGCTTTTCGAGGAGGCCGGtggtgccccctggtggcggagAGCGTTCATCGCGGCTTGGGGGGTAAAACAACTACAGGAGAGGACACTTACCCATCAGAGTCAATGCTGCTGTCATGAACCATGGCTTTCAGGGCGTCAGAGTTTgctgaaaagagagagagataattacaCACTTATACAGATGGAAGAAgggaacggagagagagagagagggtagtggggggggggggggggggggataaaagaACTGGGAACGCTCCAGTGACTTCAAAAGCAAAAGCGCTTATTGTAAGATTGCAACGACAAAttataatgcaattaaatagcACATGGCATAAACTCACCGAGCACAATTACTGCACACGACAACCTCAGGAGAACGTGCCAGATAACAAAAAATACGTAATCGACGCAAACGTACTCCAAAAAACGTCTGTGTAATAATTGTATATTGGAATAATTTACAATGCAATTTctctgtatatattttattgcttACCTGTATGTATTCATGCTGCTGTAGCTCAAACATATCCTCTTGCAGGATTAATAAAGTAACTATGCATCTATCGATAATGCTCTAGAATTTGGCCCGGCAACACAACAACAGCTCAGACTTACATCATTTGCTCCCAGAGACAGATTTCCCTACGGCCTGGccgtggtgcgttcactgacATGGCAGTGCGTGCGTACgtcatggaagaaaaaaaaagggggggggggggatgtgccgAGCGCCACAGAGACTCCGATGACTCCCGTGGATGATCTCGAGGGTCTCGTGTTGTGATTTCATCTCAAACCTACATGGACGTCTGAcacccacacccccccccccccccccccggtatcATGCAGCCCCTCGAGGACTCACAACAACATCCTCGCTGGACTTTTTCAAAAAGTATTTAGAACTCGTCACCGCTCATCGTAGACACGACATGGAAGACTGGGTTTCTGTTTGCAGTCGTGAAAAGCCCTCAAGACATATGTGCTACGATCAAAGGAGACCGA
Encoded here:
- the rell1 gene encoding RELT-like protein 1; amino-acid sequence: MANSTADPPGQTTLAGEEASSHLDYTAFILVPVFFLLGLLGVVICHVLKRKGYRCTTEAHGEECEEEEKDPELGGEMNDTLSENNDTVGQIIKYIMKNEANSDALKAMVHDSSIDSDGPPLTPTSPLTPTSPLTPSSLGTPPLTPVSPGAPPGAAKHTCNHLHTIGGFGGHKNICNRCSQKKWPLMRKLSARKAEQRRSQLGEVTVLAVGRFRVTKCEKPARDRRTLLITDSNGSAPASPTATEPRSRTPSESQQEQTDDLDKEKR